The following proteins are co-located in the Anoplopoma fimbria isolate UVic2021 breed Golden Eagle Sablefish chromosome 18, Afim_UVic_2022, whole genome shotgun sequence genome:
- the slc30a1a gene encoding zinc transporter 1a: MACEPNRVRLLCMLSLTFGFFIVEVVVSRMTSSLSMLSDSFHMLSDVIALVVALVAVRFAEKTHATNKNTFGWIRAEVMGALVNAVFLTALCFTIVLEAVERFTEPQEIDSPLVVAGVGAAGLLVNLLGLCLFHGHAGGGHGHSHGGHSHGNKNKRGKTGKSQKAGNGSSGEETNNLVGNHNSPGDGRPRNEISCKDNTDVQMNGNPHFEEMEHDAASQLNMRGVFLHVLGDALGSVIVVVNSLIFTFVWQPCIEGETCVNPCINSHSTDHQHVNHTLVDLLEGPTMSAVKFAGPCWVLYLDPTLCIIMVCILLYTTYPLLKESALILLQTVPKQINMHRLNERLLGLEGVLAIHELHIWQLAGSRIIATAHIKCHDPTSYMEVAKRIKDFFHDEGIHATTIQPEFVTFNSESRDSLCELSCRTQCAPKLCCGSADKPNTGSDKKASGDCQAAAAAAASALEVIIETPEQAAGVQVNPRTEAEITVAREVESSL; the protein is encoded by the exons ATGGCTTGCGAGCCAAATCGCGTGCGGCTGCTGTGCATGCTCTCATTGACTTTTGGGTTTTTCATCGTGGAGGTGGTGGTCAGTCGGATGACCTCTTCCCTGTCGATGCTGTCGGACTCCTTCCACATGTTGTCGGACGTCATCGCGCTGGTCGTGGCTTTGGTCGCGGTGCGGTTCGCAGAGAAAACCCACGCGACCAACAAGAACACCTTCGGGTGGATCCGCGCGGAGGTGATGGGTGCTCTCGTCAACGCCGTCTTCCTCACGGCGCTGTGCTTCACCATCGTCCTGGAGGCGGTGGAGCGCTTCACCGAGCCCCAGGAGATCGACAGCCCGCTGGTGGTGGCCGGGGTCGGCGCCGCGGGGCTCCTGGTCAACCTGCTCGGGCTCTGCTTGTTCCACGGGCACGCGGGCGGAGGCCACGGGCACTCCCACGGTGGTCACTCTCACGGGAACAAGAACAAAAGGGGGAAAACCGGCAAATCCCAGAAGGCCGGCAATGGATCTTCAGGAGAGGAGACCAACAACTTGGTGGGGAATCACAACAGCCCGGGAGATGGGAGACCGAGAAATG AAATCAGCTGTAAAGACAACACAGATGTGCAGATGAATGGCAACCCCCACTTTGAGGAGATGGAACACGACGCTGCGTCGCAGCTCAACATGCGTGGGGTTTTCCTGCATGTGTTGGGTGACGCCCTTGGCTCTGTGATCGTGGTGGTCAACTCTTTAATATTTACCTTTGTGTGGCAGCCCTGCATAGAAGGTGAAACATGTGTGAACCCGTGCATCAACAGCCACAGCACCGACCACCAGCATGTCAATCACACGCTGGTCGACCTGCTGGAAGGTCCAACTATGTCGGCCGTGAAGTTTGCCGGCCCTTGCTGGGTTCTCTACCTGGATCCCACACTCTGCATCATCATGGTGTGCATCCTGCTGTATACTACCTACCCGCTGCTCAAAGAGTCCGCCCTCATCCTGCTGCAGACCGTGCCTAAGCAGATCAACATGCACCGACTCAACGAGCGTCTGCTAGGTCTGGAGGGCGTCCTGGCCATCCACGAGCTGCACATCTGGCAGCTGGCCGGCAGTCGCATCATCGCAACGGCCCACATCAAGTGCCACGACCCCACATCTTACATGGAGGTGGCAAAGCGCATCAAGGACTTCTTCCACGACGAGGGCATCCATGCCACCACCATCCAGCCCGAGTTTGTCACGTTCAACTCAGAGTCTCGAGACTCCCTCTGTGAACTCTCCTGTCGGACTCAGTGTGCTCCCAAGCTGTGCTGCGGCTCTGCAGACAAACCGAACACAGGCTCTGATAAGAAAGCCAGCGGTGACTGCCAggctgccgccgccgccgctgcttCAGCCCTGGAGGTGATCATTGAGACCCCGGAGCAAGCTGCAGGCGTTCAGGTGAACCCTCGTACAGAGGCTGAGATCACTGTCGCCAGAGAGGTAGAGTCGTCTCTGTGA